A genomic region of Venturia canescens isolate UGA chromosome 9, ASM1945775v1, whole genome shotgun sequence contains the following coding sequences:
- the pcx gene encoding pecanex-like protein 1 isoform X3 gives MGSQSLEILRQGVWASLTGGWFYDPRLDVFSNTFHLYVWLFLLCLPFTIYLFLPPTLYVWLAYCGSIVTLFGTIKCINHALHTVYDTSECLEEPGPSISQQKLESEKRRTARSKKGEQSQDPTDHGIELQVLNGKTDTPPVECSSRNSYIEPNVQNADADSITSDYNREKPNSTIDLKVEIHRKNSSESSEDATASEELAAKQTAESSKYILEKDTTAEQIRVRRGKMNAMRLKCQQCVIMGREERPCSRKLCRHGSEESQSRHTRVATPGPLGKTGSESRIKQTSSLELEEPSEDYPYYPYWKSNQSVRRLNSSSIPMETHLTTDHPQSLEIISKKKTDGDKNKMQSHPQSLEVIAKKLHQQLVHPQSLETIGATSKNTTTSDDNNLPLHPQSLETINTKKGLPQNTLKRNQLQLLPYSSYGSEIVHPIAEQSDEQFANDNTGGYSLRDSYSPLLAGKRIDETYNRSNRDRSLSTGGLKERFSRLNGEIAIEDDSTNSRDALLEEQKPTYKRRFSNASQSSRELSDGERRKGRVEESSKSSKNIEDPLNSASVAGTENGESAVEPWASKNYQAKEPDSGSSSTTTLSIDNEVKKKLLPQEGARSETVDSKRNQGAIPKQNRGSKTGNETTNVDETSEQNKIVEATTSTTTSPSARTRPKAKRMFERKRELDFQEFCTLDQAEGSNNELSTLLSSPAPPLLAPLLKTTREPENSGASADVPNWISRHLSPLAPEVRIRNGRVVKCTIPGDGKCVHHGGRGSGHRGTKSGSREKCLVPLTSLARFISNGDCHLARNHNDTTEGAVHIFHDENGGWYTYTFEKDSPGIVTTAEIPAGNTDKPGNILLPPQINQGRNYNNEANWEAADSLSNSSSSLSLNSAGLTVIIDTPPVLSSPASNNANKSQTGAAQNNPTTSNIAQVNQCARDSLMRDPFFRILLDRHPSWQTLLGNFNLNPYSTENHNQLPVLPLSNYQEADMSANLSWNRFIDGLDGTNEAKPKTTRHYYKWKIGRLPHIKVRFDRLSLLALLDRNLTIIETIISTLLAVFVAGLGLLLLQQGFYRDIFAFIFCFVTAGCQYSLLKSVQPDAASPTHGFNRIIVFSRPVYYIICTGLILIFNEALKNFKPTEFRVYGFRLADYDVMTQVRNVLLIFVLAFPLVFSLGLFPQINTFLMYLCEHLDIHLFGGNATTGLVSSLYCLFRSVFTVLILYGFAYGAITEPKSSQHILFSIFVGLLVAISYHLSRSSSDPSVIWDIVKTNLWPPDIEYLEKMEAKIIENTARRETPGQVLKEAKIRTSGRKKDVKIKVGEEITDSELVDPLPQKLRSTVEARLKNDLIVCTFIGVVTFVIHSSTVFTALKSELNPVLWGIASCLGFLLHYIVPQLRKQLPWLCLARPVLRSHEHALFEVCEPVKIMWFEKLYVCLCFLERNILYPIIFLGALTEFTPVIVNKFGENVGTLIVVTCGLKSLRSSYSDPSSRYLVLIFAVLLFQHDFEEFSETFLLDYFVTGIAYAKIHELLLKIRFIVTYIAPWQVTWGSAFHAFAQPFSVPHSAMLFLQASISALLGTPLNPLLGSAIFICSYVRPIKFWERDYKTRRVDHSNTRMSSHLERNLGTDDNNLNSIFYEQLTRSLQHSLYGDLALGRWGNLEQGDCFLLASDYLNCLVHIVQLGNGLVTFQLRGLEFRGTYCQQREVEAISESIEENDNCCCCEMGHFSHVLSMNAAFGQRWLAWEVATAKYVLEGYSISDNSVVSMLQVFDFRKVLVTYYVKSIVFYAIKSSKLKQWLENPDITEALKPKRNFVDLDPVFNMNIDEDFDFRASGITRSSFCNVYLDWIQFCAAKCDKTLDRSRDSPLVSLCLALSLLGRRVLGAASHNTVSSVEFFLYGLHALFKGDFRITSIRDEWVLHDVDLLRSVVAKGVRMALKLHQDHFMSPELYEEPSALYEAIDNHDKHLVISHEADPLWRNAVLSGAPSLLALRHVLDDGINEYKVIMLNKRFLSFRVIKMNRECVRGLWAGQQQELVYLRNRNPERGSIQNAKQALRNIINSSCDQPIGYPIYVSPLTTSYAETNQQLCSIVGGPLSLGIIKHTVIKLWRKIRRRCGQGCSSGGTGSQDDGGFGNDVVYAMTTYNVHSGYSQSGHNTSGSQSMDSGCQIGGSTGRGSLGRANTGSLGGNRGSLASVGKPTSSTLASLTGLLSNSDIKQESKCETSFSGKTDKDEISQRVRIMDPNQVYDAINLGRRIDVIWPDERMRQQGGRTGWQHWIPERGMEGCVVHRWLPNHRDPNRRSHVDKVILLVKIDEKYVPIAEQGVRDLGAEV, from the exons ATGGGTTCACAATCGCTGGAAATCCTCAGACAAGGGGTCTGGGCAAGTTTGACAGGAGGCTGGTTCTACGACCCTCGCCTCGACGTTTTTTCCAACACTTTTCATCTTTACGTTTGGCTATTTTTGCTGTGCCTACCCTTCACCATTTATCTC TTTTTACCTCCGACGCTCTATGTATGGCTAGCTTACTGCGGTTCAATAGTCACACTCTTTGGAACAATAAAATGTATAAATCATGCTCTCCATACCGTTTACGACACTTCGGAGTGCCTGGAAGAGCCAGGGCCCAGCATAAGTCAGCAAAAGTTAGAGAGCGAAAAACGTCGCACCGCTCGTAGTAAAAAAGGAGAACAATCTCAAGATCCTACCGATCATGGCATAGAATTGCAAGTGCTGAATG GAAAAACAGATACACCACCTGTGGAATGTTCCTCAAGAAATTCATACATTGAGCCAAATGTTCAAAACGCAGACGCTGACAGCATAACGTCTGATTACAATCGCGAAAAGCCAAATTCAACGATAGACCTTAAGGTAGAGATACACAGAAAAAATAGCTCCGAGAGCTCGGAAGACGCGACCGCGTCTGAGGAACTCGCCGCCAAGCAAACTGCTGAGAGCAGCAAATATATTCTCGAAAAAGACACAACTGCCGAGCAGATACGCGTACGAAGGGGTAAAATGAATG cgATGCGCTTGAAATGTCAACAATGCGTCATAATGGGAAGAGAGGAACGCCCTTGTTCTCGAAAGCTTTGTAGACACGGCTCTGAGGAATCTCAGAGTCGGCATACAAGGGTCGCTACACCAGGTCCACTGGGAAAAACAGGCTCCGAAAGTCGAATCAAGCAAACGAGTTCACTCGAATTGGAAGAACCCAGCGAAGATTACCCTTATTATCCTTACTGGAAATCAAATCAAAGCGTTCGCCGTTTAAATTCTAGTTCGATACCGATGGAGACTCATCTTACTACGGATCATCCGCAAAGTCTCGAAATTATATCTAAAAAGAAAACGGATGGAGACAAAAACAAAATGCAATCGCATCCTCAATCCCTCGAg GTGAtagcaaaaaaattgcacCAACAGCTCGTACATCCTCAGAGCTTGGAGACGATTGGGGCAACGAGTAAAAACACGACGACTTCGGATGACAATAATTTGCCCCTCCATCCTCAGAGTCTTGAAACTATAAATACTAAAAAAGGGTTGCCACAAAACACCCTCAAACGTAATCAATTACAATTATTACCGTATTCAAGTTATGGATCGGAGATCGTGCATCCGATCGCGGAACAAAGCGACGAGCAATTCGCGAACGATAATACCGGGGGCTACAGCCTTAGAGATTCGTACAGTCCTTTGCTGGCAGGAAAGAGAATAGACGAAACTTACAATCGTTCGAATAGGGATCGGAGCCTCAGTACGGGTGGCTTGAAAGAACGATTCTCAAG ATTAAACGGAGAAATAGCGATCGAAGACGACTCGACAAACTCTCGGGACGCTTTGCTCGAGGAACAAAAGCCGACGTACAAGAGAAGATTTAGTAACGCAAGTCAAAGTAGTCGAGAACTCTCGGACGGCGAGAGACGTAAAGGAAGAGTCGAAGAATCGTCGAAGAGTAGTAAAAATATCGAGGATCCCCTGAATTCAGCGAGTGTTGCAGGCACGGAGAATGGCGAGTCCGCCGTTGAGCCATGGGCGAGCAAAA ATTATCAAGCGAAGGAGCCCGACTCAGGATCGTCGAGCACGACGACTTTGAGCATCGACAACGAGGTGAAGAAAAAGTTATTGCCACAAGAAGGCGCGAGGAGCGAAACTGTGGACAGCAAACGCAATCAGGGAGCGATACCGAAGCAAAATCGTGGCAGTAAAACGGGCAACGAAACAACAAATGTAGATGAGACGAGCGAACAGAATAAAATAGTGGAGGCAACAACGTCGACGACAACAAGCCCGAGTGCGAGAACACGTCCAAAAGCAAAGAGAATGTttgagcgaaagagagaattAGACTTTCAAGAATTTTGTACACTGGATCAGGCCGAGGGTTCGAACAACGAATTGAGCACATTGTTGTCGAGTCCAGCGCCCCCACTTTTGGCTCCGTTGCTTAAAACAACCCGAGAACCTGAAAATTCTGGGGCTTCCGCGGATGTACCAAATTGGATAAGTCGTCATTTGTCACCTTTAGCACCCGAAGTTAGAATCCGCAACGGAAGAGTGGTCAAATGTACTATTCCCGGTGACGGAAAATGTGTGCATCACGGTGGCCGAGGATCGGGACATCGTGGAACAAAATCAGGCTCGAGGGAAAAGTGTTTGGTACCGCTTACTTCTCTTGCGCGTTTTATTTCGAACGGAGATTGTCATTTGGCGAGAAATCATAATGACACGACCGAAGGAGCGGTTCACATATTTCACGACGAAAACGGAGGATGGTACACTTACACATTCGAGAAAGACAGCCCGGGTATAGTGACAACCGCTGAAATACCCGCGGGAAACACCGACAAACCAGGAAACATTTTGTTGCCACCGCAGATAAATCAGGGCAGGAATTATAATAACGAGGCTAATTGGGAGGCTGCTGATTCATTGAGCAACAGCTCGAGCAGTCTTTCTCTCAATTCGGCTGGATTAACCGTCATCATCGATACTCCGCCGGTATTATCAAGCCCCGCAAGCAACAACGCTAACAAAAGTCAAACTGGCGCAGCTCAAAATAATCCTACGACATCGAATATCGCTCAGGTTAATCAATGTGCTCGCGACAGCCTCATGAGAGATCCTTTCTTTCGTATCCTCCTCGACAGACATCCCAGTTGGCAAACTCTCCTCGGCAATTTCAACTTGAATCCTTACTCGACGGAGAATCACAATCAATTGCCCGTTTTGCCATTGTCGAATTATCAGGAAGCGGATATGAGCGCTAATTTATCGTGGAATCGTTTCATCGACGGTCTCGATGGGACGAATGAGGCGAAGCCCAAAACGACGAGGCATTATTACAAATGGAAAATCGGACGATTGCCACACATCAAAGTACGATTCGATCGGCTCTCGTTGCTCGCTCTCCTCGATAGAAATTTGACGATCATCGAAACTATAATATCAACCCTACTGGCTGTTTTCGTTGCCGGCCTCGGGTTACTCCTGCTTCAACAAGGTTTTTATCGGGATATATTCGCCTTCATCTTCTGCTTCGTAACAGCAGGCTGCCAATACTCGTTACTTAAATCGGTACAGCCCGATGCCGCCTCACCCACTCACGGTTTCAACCGTATCATCGTGTTCTCAAGACCCGTTTACTACATCATTTGCACCGGTCTCATCCTCATATTCAACGAAGCattgaaaaactttaaacCTACGGAATTTCGGGTCTACGGGTTTCGACTTGCCGACTACGACGTTATGACACAAGTGAGAAACGTTCTTCTCATATTCGTTCTCGCTTTCCCTCTCGTATTCTCTCTCGGTCTGTTCCCACAGATCAACACTTTCCTTATGTATCTCTGTGAACATTTGGACATCCATTTGTTCGGAGGCAACGCAACCACCGGCCTCGTCTCTTCGCTGTATTGCTTATTTCGCAGCGTATTCACAGTACTTATCCTTTATGGTTTCGCCTATGGAGCCATCACCGAGCCAAAATCATCCCAACACATATTATTCTCAATATTCGTCGGTTTACTCGTCGCGATCTCTTATCATCTGAGTCGATCGTCATCGGATCCAAGTGTCATTTGGGACATCGTTAAAACGAATCTTTGGCCGCCGGACATCGagtatttggaaaaaatggaagCAAAGATCATTGAGAATACGGCGAGACGAGAGACTCCCGGTCAAGTATTGAAGGAAGCTAAAATACGCACTtctggaaggaaaaaagacgtCAAGATCAAAGTGGGCGAAGAAATAACGGATTCGGAGCTGGTCGATCCATTGCCACAAAAGCTGAGATCGACCGTTGAAGCGAGATTGAAAAACGATCTGATCGTTTGCACCTTCATCGGCGTTGTCACTTTCGTCATTCATTCTTCGACGGTATTTACGGCTTTGAAATCGGAATTGAATCCCGTACTGTGGGGAATCGCGAGTTGTCTTGGTTTCTTGTTACATTACATCGTGCCACAGTTGAGGAAACAATTGCCATGGTTGTGTCTGGCCCGACCGGTTTTAAGAAGCCACGAGCATGCTCTGTTCGAAGTTTGTGAACCAGTGAAAATAATGTGGTTCGAAAAGCTCTACGTTTGCCTGTGTTTTCTAGAGAGAAATATCTTGTACCCGATTATATTTCTCGGAGCGTTGACCGAATTCACGCCGGTCATAGTGAACAAATTTGGTGAAAACGTTGGCACTCTAATCGTCGTTACCTGCGGACTGAAATCACTCCGTTCGTCGTACTCCGACCCGTCCTCCCGCTATTTGGTACTCATCTTCGCAGTTCTCTTATTCCAGCACGACTTTGAAGAATTCAGCGAGACTTTTCTTCTCGATTATTTCGTGACTGGCATAGCTTATGCCAAAATTCACGAATTGCTGCTGAAAATACGTTTCATCGTGACTTACATCGCACCCTGGCAAGTTACTTGGGGCAGTGCTTTTCACGCTTTTGCACAACCCTTCTCAGTCCCTCACTCGGCGATGCTCTTTCTCCAAGCGAGTATCTCAGCCTTACTCGGAACCCCGCTCAATCCACTCTTGGGCAGTGCTATATTCATCTGTTCCTACGTCAGACCGATCAAGTTTTGGGAACGAGATTACAAAACGAGACGCGTCGATCACAGCAATACGAGAATGTCATCGCATCTGGAAAGAAACTTGGGCACCGACGATAACAATCTGAACTCCATTTTCTACGAACAACTTACGAGATCTTTGCAGCACAGCCTATACGGGGATTTGGCTCTTGGACGTTGGGGAAACCTTGAACAGGGCGATTGTTTTTTACTCGCTTCCGACTATCTCAACTGCCTCGTTCACATTGTACAATTGGGCAATGGGCTCGTTACTTTTCAACTTCGAGGACTTGAATTCCGTGGAACTTATTGTCAACAACGCGAAGTTGAGGCCATCTCCGAAAGCATTGAGGAAAATGACAATTGTTGCTGCTGCGAAATGGGCCATTTCTCGCACGTTCTCAGCATGAACGCCGCTTTTGGACAACGATGGCTCGCCTGGGAAGTCGCCACTGCCAAATACGTACTCGAAGGATATTCAATATCCGATAATTCTGTCGTTTCGATGTTACAAGTTTTCGACTTTCGCAAGGTTCTCGTCACTTATTACGTCAAAAGCATCGTATTTTATGCCATCAAATCCAGCAAACTCAAACAATGGCTCGAAAATCCTGACATCACCGAGGCTCTCAAACCGAAAAGAAATTTCGTTGATCTCGATCCTGTTTTTAATATGAATATCGACGAAGATTTCGACTTTCGTGCCAGTGGCATCACACGGAGCAGCTTTTGCAATGTTTATCTCGATTGGATACAATTTTGTGCTGCCAAGTGCGACAAG acGCTCGATAGGTCGAGGGATTCGCCCCTCGTTTCTTTGTGCTTAGCTTTGAGCCTTTTGGGACGACGTGTACTTGGAGCAGCCTCGCACAACACGGTGTCGAGcgtcgaattttttctttacggTTTACACGCTCTTTTCAAAG gAGATTTTCGTATAACGTCCATAAGAGACGAGTGGGTTTTGCACGACGTCGATTTGCTGCGAAGTGTCGTCGCGAAAGGTGTACGAATGGCGTTAAAACTGCATCAGGATCATTTCATGAGTCCAGAATTATATGAGGAACCGTCCGCGCTTTACGAAGCTATCGATAATCACGACAAACATTTGGTGATAAGTCACGAGGCTGATCCTCTATGGAGAAATGCTGTTCTCAGCGGGGCTCCGAGTTTATTGGCTCTgag ACATGTTCTCGACGACGGTATAAACGAGTACAAAGTTATAATGCTTAATAAACGCTTTCTGAGCTTCCGTgtgataaaaatgaatcgaGAGTGCGTGCGAGGTTTGTGGGCTGGACAACAGCAAGAACTAGTTTACCTGAGAAATCGTAATCCCGAACGTGGGTCGATACAAAATGCAAAACAAGCTTTGCGGAATATAATAAACAGTTCGTGCGATCAACCGATAGGGTATCCGATTTATGTTTCGCCTTTGACAACCAGCTATGCCGAAACCAATCAACAACTTTGCTCCATCGTTGGTGGGCCTCTGAGTCTCGGTATCATCAAGCACACCGTTATAAAACTTTGGCGAAA AATAAGAAGAAGATGCGGTCAAGGATGCTCGTCGGGTGGCACAGGATCGCAGGACGACGGAGGTTTCGGAAATGATGTCGTTTATGCCATGACTACTTACAATGTTCATTCCG GATATAGTCAATCCGGTCATAATACTTCCGGTTCTCAGTCCATGGATTCCGGATGTCAAATCGGTGGTTCGACCGGACGTGGCTCCCTGGGTCGTGCTAATACCGGTTCGCTCGGTGGGAATCGTGGCTCTTTGGCTTCCGTTGGGAAACCAACGAGCTCTACTCTCGCGAGTCTTACCGGTCTTCTCAGCAACAGCGATATTAAACAAGAATCCAAATGCGAAACAAGCTTTTCCGGAAAAACTGACAAGGACGAAATTTCTCAAAGAGTTCGA